The window CTTCGTAGTCGTTGAGCGTGTAGTGGAGGTAGCAGCGGATGCCCTTTTCGCGCAGTTTTCCCAGATGCGGAAGCAACGGACGGGGATTCTTCGACCAGAAAACGATCAGTCGTGTCCGGGCGTAGGAGATATATGATTTCACACCGTTGAAAGGGTTCGTCCAGACTGAATACCCCTTTTCCAGCCGGTCGAAAAACCAGTCGGCATAGAATGCCGGAATGTCCGTGGCACGGCTCGCCGAGATGATCACGGGCGCCTGTGCCCGCACCGTTTCGCCCGCTTCCGTTGTTATGTCGATCGTTTCCCAGACCATGACCGATGTTTTCTGCAAAGATACGATTCGGTTTTGGAACAGCCGCGCTTTTTGCTACCTTTGGTGTCGTAACGACACGTTTATTAGCTGTAACGTTTTGTCGCATTGGCCGCGATTGGGTTTTGGAACGGTTCCGCTTTTTGTTACCTTTGGTGTCGTAACGACACGTTTATTAGCCGTAACGTTTTGTCGCATTGGCCGCGATTGGGTTTTGAAACGGTTCCGCTTTTTGCTACCTTTGGTGTCGTAACGACACGTTTATTAGCCGTAACGTTTTGTCGCATTGGCCGCGATTGGGTTTTGAAACGGTTCCGCTTTTTGTTACCTTTGCAAATGATTGCCGCCGCGCGCGGCCGAACAAAAGAGTTATGAAAAAATATTGGGGCATCATCACGGTCCTGCTTGCCGTCGGGCTGGCCGTGTTCTTCTATTTCCGCTTCTATTTCGTCTTCGGCGAAGGCGTGAAGAGCGGGGAACTGAACTACGTCGTTTACAAGGGACTCGTTTTCAAGACTTACGAAGGCAAACTGATCCAGACGGGCATCCGTTCGAAGGCCGCCGGGTCGATCCAGTCCTATGAGTTCGAATTTTCGGTCGAGGATGAGGCGCTCGCCCGCGAACTGATGTTGCAAGGCGGCAAGACCCTCGAACTGCACTACCGGGAGTATTTCGGTGCGCTGCCCTGGCGGGGGTTCACGAAATTCGTCGTTGACAGCATCGTCACCGCACGTCCCGCACCGGCCGATCCGCTCGGCATATAGTCTGCGCCGCGGGGCGCCGGTCTTGCCCGGCTACACGCCCGGTTGCGTGCCCGGCTCACGCTTGGCCGCGCCGCACCGCGCCGTGATGGCTGCCCGCGGAGCCTTCCCGCTCAGAGCCTCTTCTCGAACGCCAGCCGTTCGCCGCTCCGGTAGACGACCTTTCCGCAGAAGGTGAATCCCATGCGTTCGAGCAGCCGCAGCATGGGACGGTTGTCATGGTTGGTGTCGATGCGGAATGCGCCGATGCCACGTTCCCGGGCCATCTCCTCCGCATGGCGCAGGAACTCCGCCGCCACGCCCTTGCCGCATTCGCCGTCGGCGACGGCCATGCGGTGTACCACTACGTAAGGCCCGTCGGTGAGCCATTCGCCTTCGAGGGCCTCGTAGGCCGGTTCTCCGTCGAACGCCACCGCGCCGTAGGCGATGATCGCACGGCATTCCCTGACGCCGGGCCTGCACAGCACATAGCCGCAGCCGCGGCCGATGTCCGCCGAGATATGTCCCGGGGCGGGATACCCGTCCTGCCATTGGCTGCTGCCTGCCGCGCGCATCCGGGCCTGCGCCTGCCGGATGATCTGCATGATGAGGGGCGCCTCGCGGGGCACCGCCTGCCGGAATGTCGATTCTTGGTCCATGTCGTAAATGTAAACAAATGTCGCCGCAATGTCGTTCTGTCAGGACATTTTTTCAGCATCTGTGACAATTCGTGACATTTTATCATTCTTTCGTGCATGGCACAGGATTTGACCGTATAGGGATGAATCCGCTCCGGAGGGGGCGGGCGAAAGGAAACGAATGTTAAACCAAAATAATTCAAGGAGGACAAAACTATGGTACCTGCAAGACGTAATCAGAACTGGCTGCCGAGCATTTTCAACGATTTTCTGGGCAA of the Alistipes senegalensis JC50 genome contains:
- a CDS encoding GNAT family N-acetyltransferase, whose translation is MDQESTFRQAVPREAPLIMQIIRQAQARMRAAGSSQWQDGYPAPGHISADIGRGCGYVLCRPGVRECRAIIAYGAVAFDGEPAYEALEGEWLTDGPYVVVHRMAVADGECGKGVAAEFLRHAEEMARERGIGAFRIDTNHDNRPMLRLLERMGFTFCGKVVYRSGERLAFEKRL